Part of the Triticum urartu cultivar G1812 chromosome 2, Tu2.1, whole genome shotgun sequence genome, CTTTACAGGAAGCAAGGCATTCAGATCTTTGGTCAAAGTATAAGTTTATTTGTTCTTGTGAGCGCTGTACTGCATCACCAGAATCATATGTGGATTTTATTCTAAACGTAAGAGCCAAACCCCGGAGAAAATATTGTCATCATTTGCTTGCAATTTACCATGTACTATCTTTATGCACTTCTAGTATTGTGCCATATTCCTTTCAGTCAAATAAATTTGATTTTCTACTCTGCTATGAAGTTCTTTCTAGCCACCCATATTTTCAGACTCTTATAAATTCCAGTGGCTTGTATGTTTGTAAACCTTGGTGCGTTATCTCTATCAGTGTGACCCAGCTTACATCTTTGAACTTCTCTCAGATATCTCTCATCCCAGCACAACTTACAAAAAACTATAAATTGACCAGTAACTAGTATCAGTGACATATACATTAACTAGCAACCCTTTTTAGATAGTCGCGTATGTTGCAGGTTCCTGACAGTTTATGCTTAACTTATATCTTCTGTGAGCTGACATGGTACCCTCATCAGTGTGACTTCAGGAACTTGAATTCACCAGAGAATGCTTTTATATCTCTAGCaattgaggattttgatgatatCTTACAACAAGCAATATCGGAATATTCATTGGGTGATGATCCCAAAGCCTGCTGTGCTATGATTGAAAGTTTGCTTTCTGAAAACTTGATGGGTGATTTGCAGCAAGTGGAACTTTCACAGAAAAGACATATACTACATCCTCTTCATCATATATGTCTAAGAGCTTATATGACGCTTGCCTCTGCTTACCGCTTTCGTGCCCTAGAATCCAGTACTGATGGCTTTAAGGGAGAAAACAGTGCCGTTTCTTTCAAAATGACCAAAGCTGCAGTAGCTTATTCATTTCTTCTTGCAGGAGCTACGCACCATCTGTTCTTATCTGAACGTTCCTTTATGACCCCGCTGGCGCATTTTTTGTTAAGCGCTGGACGGTCCATGTTAGATTTTGTTGAATGTGTAAAGGGAGAGAGAAGGAAAAATGTATCCCAAGCTAAGTTTAGCTTTGCTTCATGTTCAGCAAGTTCAGGAACACGTGATTCCATGCAGTACCATCAATTCAGATCAACTTGTGAGGAATTTGGCAAGCACATGTTATCGTTATCATTGCAGTGCTGGTCATTTCTTGTGCAAAGCTCACCCTGCCTGGAAAAGATAAAAAACCCTATAGACTTCAGTTGGCTTGGGACAGCAATATTTCAGTCTCTCCATCTTTCTGAGGTAGATTCTGCCAACCTTTCTTGTACAGATGGTCTAGAAATTTTCACTGAAGAGCAGAAGGGGTGTATTCTCAGCTTAGCTATTTGCTGCATCACCTTTTGCAAATATCTTGCAAATTTATGCTATGGTCCACAACATTATTTGGCAAATCATGCTAAAGATCTGCTTGAAGGTATCAATCTTGCACAATGAAGTTGATGTTTGATGTGCTCCATCGTCATTATCGATGGTTGTGGAGCTTACTTTCAAGATGGTCGCAGGATTAAATGAATATTTTCTTTGTATGTAAGCACAGTTTGTCAATTCTGTTTATTCCGATGAACAAAGTTAATGACAATGAGATTTATTGGAAAAGTCTCTGACATGCTTTCGTGGCAGTGGTTTCACTTAAGATTCATGCTTCTGTATAATGATGTAGCAGTGTTGTCTCGAAGTCTGTTCTAGACCTCTGTCACGCTAGCATTCTATGGTTGATCCCTGGACCATTCTATTGGTAACCTCTCCCATTATGCAAAAGTATTCACATGCTTTCTGGTTGAGATGCAAATTCTTTTTGTTTATCGGACATGGAAGAATCATCATCAAACTGGGCCATGAAGATCTTCACCTTAAGTAAAGGCGCAAACAAAGCTATTATATTTCTACTCTTTAGTTGGTGTCAGTTATTGGTGGCTGGGGGAAGGGCAGGGAGGGGATACTCTCATTTCATAGATGACACAAGTTGCATGTTGTTGGCAGCGCAGTGCAGAGTCGTGTCATCTAGCAATAATTGAAGATATTTTCTAAAATAATTTTTGTGAGAAACAATTTACCTTATTTTTGGTCACAAGTTCAAGTATGTCTTGGTTCAATGAACTGAAAACGACATGTTTGCCTCTTTGATCAAGAATATAATTATTTCATTCTTTTTGGCAGCAAAACTGTTAAGTGGAGGATGCTCCTTGTAAATGTATTCCTCAGATGAAAAGAAAATTGTTTTAGACATGAATGACATGGTGACAGTTTATTGCTATGTTTGAACAGAGATATTTCATTCTACACAATTGGATGAAACGAATTCATCCTGCAAAGTTGCCTTGTGTCACCTGCATCTTTGCAGATGGACAGATTTTGTGGATTGTTGTGTACAGTAAACCAAACATGTTTATTTTTCTCATTTTGTCAATTTTAGTATGATAAGTGATTTTGGCCCTACTTCTGTATTCTTAGTTGGTTACTTTCTAAGCCTGATTTGATCTTTGCTGCAGGGATTCCTAAGCACACTGGAGAAATGTGTAAGCACATGAATGACTAATCATTCTGATACCAGCCAGCACAGTTTACTGCAACTGCAACTGCAACTGCAACTGCTGCTTTCTCTTTAACCTGCTCATTATCATGCCAACAGTAACTTGTAGCTTATCTCTAGAACTTCAAGCTTCTATATGTTTCAGTACCACTTAGTTAGCTTCATTGTTTCAAGTAACGGGTTTAGCTTAGACATGTGTTTTACTGATAAGCTGAACAGCATAAATGATCAGAAATTTAGGTTCGACCACAACCACAAACACAGCAAATTTGGTTACTGAGAAACAGATGCTCTGCCGTAGCAGGTTTAATGGATGCCCACCAGAATAATTGTCAGAATATGCTTTGGCATCTTCCACTGCCTGCAGCATTGCTTCCACTGACCTAACCAGTGGGAAGTTAAACTGTCCTCCATTAATGAGCCGGCGTGTCTATTCCTACCAGGCACCTTTCTGCTTAAAGCGGGTGTTGCTGATAATTCAGGAATTTCTCCTCTCTATcgtatctctctctctcccccaaAGAAAGATCTTATGTGTCAACATTTTTCTAGTTGAAGGATATTCTGTATCGCATGGTATTCACGATGTGCTGCGTGTATAATGAATTCACGATTGATTTGTAGGCACTTATTTGATGCTGAGCTAATGGTCTATACCTGCATCTTAATTCTTAATTTTATACAAGGTTTTTTATAGATGTAGTGCTGATGCTGCAAACCATATGTTAGGAGTGAGCTTTTATTTTAACGGTGTTCTCTTCTCACAATATGGGTGTGCTATGTATGGTTTGTTTTCCCTTTTAGAACAGTTAAAATTTCACAGTTAACAGTTGTAGTGCATAAACCTGCTTTACTTTTGCTGAAAAACTATATATATAAATGAACTTGACGTAGGACCCATCCTTTCAATAAGGGGAGTGATATTTCCCATGTATGTTTAGTTGATTATACATTAACTAAAATAATATGGTGTGCATTGGAAATTTTGAATAATTGAAGGGTATATTTGTGGATTATTTTTGTTTTTGTGGGCACATGTCGCTGCAGTTCCACTTGTCCCTTGGTTACAAAAATTGCAAAAAGATCTCCACCAGAGAACAGAGGAAGTGCTTTCAGTCATTAAGTGTGCATGATATTAGCCACATAATTTCGATTGATGGAGCCTTGTTCTGATGCAATAATTTATTTTTCCAACTGCTTTGGTGTAGCTAGTTACCGCTATAAATACCTCCTACCGTATTGCTTCTTAGTAACACAGTGCAACCAAGCAGCTACTTGTGTTCTGTGTGATACATTTCTCTTTATTTTGAGATGGCAGGTGAGTATGATCGCAGCAGTTACGGAAGGTCAGGCACAGGCAGTGACGAAGGCGGGTACAACAAGACCAGCGAGGAAGACTATGGCCGCAGCAGCGATGAATACGGCCATGGTACCTGTGGTTTCAACAAATCCAGCAACGACACCAACACGGACGACTACAGTAGCAGTGGCGACTACAACAAGTCCAGCACTGACAATTTCACTGGCGGCTTGAACAAATCTAGCACTGATGACTACACTGGCGGTGGCAGCTACAACAAAACTGGTGCCGACGACTACAGTGCCGGTGGCAGCTACAACAAGTCCAGCACCGACGATTTCAGTGGCGGCCACAACAAGTCTAGCACGGACGACTATGATGGTGGCTACAAGAACTCCAGCGCCGATGCCGGCTATGGCGAAGGCGGTTACAAGAAACCAAGCACCGAGGACTCCTCCGCGTACAACAAATCAAGCATCGAGGAGGACTACAGCAGCGGCAAGAACACCCCCAACACTGATGACTACGACGGCAGTGGCTACAACAAGTCCAGCACTGATGACGACTATGATGGCTATAAGAAGCCCAGCGCCGACGAGTACAGTGGTGGCTACAGCAAGTCCGGCGCCGATGGGTATGCCACTGGTGCAGGCAAGACCGGCTCTGATGATTACTAGACAAAATCACCGTGAAAGTGAGTGTGTTTGCGATgctaaatactccctccgtaaactaatataagagcgtttagatcactattttaatgttctaaacattcttatattagtttacagagggagtacgtATGTATGTGTGGTTGCTACTGCTACTGGTCCTTGCTAAATGATTTAGCATTTGTATTCTTACTCTTTTCTTTATGGTAGGGTTCGTTTATATGTATACTGATGTGATCCCATCATAGAGCCGCGGCTGTTGAGATGAGTGTGTATATGTACCCGTGTATAGCAGTCTTGCTGTCCATCTATGCGCCTGTACGAATGCGTAATACACTTTATCATGTCTGTAGCTGGATATAACGTTACTCCATCCGTCCCGAAAAGGTTgccttagatttgtctagatacatataATCCTCGGTCATATTCCATTCCCTCCGTTTCACAATGTAGCGCGTATAAGGTCAAACTTTataaactttgaccaagtttgtaGAGAAAAATATATACATCTAGAATATCAAATACATATCCTTAGATACATCACAAGACGTACTTCCATATTGTATATATTTTGTATTGTAAATATAAATAGTTTTCTTCATAAACTTGATCAAAATTTGTAAAGTTTGAAAGTCCTGCATATGTAtgaactagcaagatgcccgtgcattgcatgggacatcaagatgcatttttatTATAAAACACATGTTGTGATTGATCCATGTGGGAGTAATTTCATGtataaaaactaatgatatctcaaaAAAGAGGAGAGATAAAGTGAGGAGTGGGCGTGATGGTGATTGGTAGTCGACTGAgcagaggcatggggatggacgacgccggcagcggccaccatgccagATTGTTCCAGAGTCTTTCtttttaattgctcaacaatgagatTGTGGGAGATAAGAATGAATGAGGAAATGCCTTGTCTGCAAATATGGAGAGAGATGCGgatatctttttgcaaaattgccatagtttgc contains:
- the LOC125538232 gene encoding stress protein DDR48-like, with product MAGEYDRSSYGRSGTGSDEGGYNKTSEEDYGRSSDEYGHGTCGFNKSSNDTNTDDYSSSGDYNKSSTDNFTGGLNKSSTDDYTGGGSYNKTGADDYSAGGSYNKSSTDDFSGGHNKSSTDDYDGGYKNSSADAGYGEGGYKKPSTEDSSAYNKSSIEEDYSSGKNTPNTDDYDGSGYNKSSTDDDYDGYKKPSADEYSGGYSKSGADGYATGAGKTGSDDY
- the LOC125538231 gene encoding protein SET DOMAIN GROUP 41, with the translated sequence MAMEMRARESVGMSEDLTRAIAPYATALHDAFLHSHCSSCFRKLPSQPPCAMSCMLCCSVQYCCSDCLSSDCEVHSSSGECCFFADHLKKASPSYVTEGTSDVRASLRLLYFLEMHGLVSSDSINRSSRIGGLSTIGIREVLEEGGEVAEMILKGSMLMSSARKMRTQTSVVFSNGLTVEIVALWAVMINSVEVQISDQWDLGIAVYGPSFSWFNHSCFPNASYRFVLAPSNEDYVSDKSEYRAVPASKGVAPDAWHAWQFEEGSTHALGKYGPRVVVRCIKPINKGDEVCITYIDLLQTREARHSDLWSKYKFICSCERCTASPESYVDFILNCDFRNLNSPENAFISLAIEDFDDILQQAISEYSLGDDPKACCAMIESLLSENLMGDLQQVELSQKRHILHPLHHICLRAYMTLASAYRFRALESSTDGFKGENSAVSFKMTKAAVAYSFLLAGATHHLFLSERSFMTPLAHFLLSAGRSMLDFVECVKGERRKNVSQAKFSFASCSASSGTRDSMQYHQFRSTCEEFGKHMLSLSLQCWSFLVQSSPCLEKIKNPIDFSWLGTAIFQSLHLSEVDSANLSCTDGLEIFTEEQKGCILSLAICCITFCKYLANLCYGPQHYLANHAKDLLEGIPKHTGEMCKHMND